A stretch of the Desulfitobacterium chlororespirans DSM 11544 genome encodes the following:
- a CDS encoding nickel-dependent hydrogenase large subunit — translation MAKRVVIDPVTRVEGHLRIEVEIENNVVTNAWAQGTMFRGIEQILQGRDPRDAVYITERVCGVCMASHGWTSAMAVEDAQGAEVPRAAQLIRNLIAGSLWLHDHPLHFYHLSALDYLDVLAVNHYQGNVPELLAVKNKIMSLVTAGDTAPLTPRYQPDSYSVRDPEIVTTALAHYLEALKIQGKAKKMSAILGGKQPHQSSIVVGGVTIYPRKEQMEAFRALLNEVVSFAELTYVPDVVSFCTGPLLELGKAGVGAGPGGYIAYGGFPMDDSGTERLFKGGFISSEAPGVVEALDMSRITESVASAWYKDGEPAHPWAGETVIDFDKKGAYTFIKSPRYKGEAAEVGPLARMMVMQHSGLLDLMGRYGIKPGAVARHLARAQETLLMTKSMYRWLDDLETLLGSKTQRPDIHDSRHWDPPAQGQGAALNEAPRGALGHWLKIDQHVISNYQMVVPTTWNISPRDEKNIPGPVEQALIGVPVDPDNPVNVVRVIRSFDPCLACAVHLIDADGEKIVRL, via the coding sequence ATGGCCAAGCGAGTTGTTATTGACCCTGTAACACGTGTTGAAGGCCACTTACGCATTGAAGTGGAGATTGAGAATAATGTCGTGACCAATGCCTGGGCACAGGGAACCATGTTTCGGGGGATTGAGCAGATTCTTCAGGGCAGGGACCCCCGTGATGCTGTGTATATTACGGAACGGGTCTGCGGAGTGTGTATGGCATCACACGGCTGGACATCGGCCATGGCTGTCGAAGACGCTCAAGGAGCTGAGGTACCCCGTGCTGCTCAGCTTATTCGCAATCTTATCGCCGGCTCATTATGGCTGCATGACCATCCACTGCATTTCTATCATTTGTCGGCCCTTGATTATCTTGATGTCTTAGCAGTCAATCATTATCAAGGAAATGTTCCGGAGCTTCTCGCTGTTAAAAATAAAATAATGTCTTTGGTGACGGCGGGAGATACCGCCCCTCTGACCCCCCGCTACCAGCCGGACAGTTATTCTGTAAGGGATCCGGAAATTGTCACAACCGCTCTCGCCCATTATCTGGAGGCTTTAAAGATTCAGGGTAAAGCCAAGAAGATGTCGGCTATTCTGGGGGGGAAACAGCCCCATCAATCCAGTATTGTGGTGGGCGGAGTGACCATCTATCCCCGGAAAGAACAAATGGAAGCCTTCAGAGCCCTGCTCAATGAAGTCGTATCCTTCGCCGAGCTGACTTATGTGCCTGATGTCGTGAGTTTTTGCACAGGTCCCCTGTTAGAACTGGGGAAAGCCGGAGTTGGCGCGGGCCCGGGAGGGTATATTGCCTATGGTGGTTTTCCTATGGATGATTCCGGCACGGAGAGATTATTCAAAGGGGGCTTTATCAGCAGCGAGGCCCCGGGTGTTGTGGAAGCATTGGATATGAGCCGAATTACGGAAAGCGTAGCCAGTGCCTGGTACAAAGATGGGGAGCCTGCTCATCCTTGGGCGGGAGAAACCGTCATCGATTTTGATAAAAAAGGAGCCTATACCTTTATTAAATCTCCCCGATATAAGGGTGAGGCTGCTGAAGTAGGGCCGCTGGCCCGGATGATGGTTATGCAGCATTCGGGATTGCTGGACTTGATGGGCCGCTACGGAATTAAACCCGGAGCGGTTGCCCGTCATCTAGCCCGCGCCCAGGAAACGCTGCTCATGACCAAGTCCATGTACCGCTGGCTGGATGACTTAGAGACTTTATTGGGCAGCAAGACCCAACGTCCTGATATTCATGATTCCAGGCACTGGGATCCGCCTGCTCAGGGGCAGGGTGCAGCTCTCAATGAGGCGCCAAGGGGAGCTTTGGGACATTGGCTCAAGATCGATCAACATGTCATCAGCAACTATCAGATGGTGGTTCCCACCACCTGGAATATTTCCCCTCGTGATGAGAAGAACATACCGGGTCCTGTTGAACAAGCCTTGATAGGAGTGCCTGTTGATCCGGATAATCCGGTCAATGTGGTCCGGGTGATTCGTTCTTTTGACCCTTGTCTGGCCTGTGCGGTGCACCTTATTGATGCAGACGGGGAGAAGATAGTGAGGCTCTGA
- a CDS encoding response regulator: MKILIVDDSVFSQKINAQYIRMFLKDAEIAFANDGLEGLERYKELQPDYVFLDLLMPKLHGKELLNLIKQYDHNARIVVISADIQKNVREEISQYGILQFINKPFNEEKARTICELIRDDYDG; the protein is encoded by the coding sequence GTGAAGATTTTAATTGTTGATGATTCGGTCTTCTCCCAAAAAATTAACGCCCAGTATATCAGAATGTTTCTGAAGGATGCCGAGATTGCTTTTGCCAATGATGGTCTGGAAGGACTTGAACGATATAAAGAGCTGCAGCCCGATTATGTGTTTTTAGACTTATTAATGCCCAAGCTCCATGGTAAAGAGCTGCTTAACCTGATCAAGCAGTATGATCATAATGCCAGGATCGTTGTTATATCCGCGGATATTCAAAAAAACGTCCGGGAAGAAATAAGCCAATATGGTATATTGCAATTTATCAATAAACCTTTCAATGAGGAAAAAGCCAGGACAATCTGTGAATTAATAAGGGATGATTATGATGGGTGA
- a CDS encoding UxaA family hydrolase produces the protein MVKKQAVVIYEKDNVATCVDHIPAGTTISFFRGNQAESLTVCQDIPLGHKVALMPIAQSSNVVKYGESIGAAIIDIQPGQHVHVHNMESQRGRGDLDTDKEGSR, from the coding sequence GTGGTGAAAAAGCAAGCGGTTGTTATTTATGAAAAGGATAATGTGGCTACCTGTGTCGATCATATACCTGCCGGTACCACGATCTCGTTTTTCCGAGGAAACCAGGCCGAATCACTTACAGTGTGCCAGGATATCCCTTTGGGACATAAGGTTGCACTCATGCCCATAGCCCAAAGCAGCAATGTCGTAAAATATGGAGAGAGCATTGGTGCCGCCATCATCGATATTCAACCCGGCCAGCATGTCCATGTCCATAACATGGAGTCCCAACGGGGTCGCGGGGATTTAGATACCGATAAGGAGGGCTCAAGATGA
- a CDS encoding chemotaxis protein CheC has protein sequence MMGEDRALKFDILNELFNISVGQAASLLSEMINRTLVLNVPSVQIIDMQGNHADMNAFLSMDVDGTLMVSSICFENKLTGKANLIFPAEKMRRFINLCINEGIADEINDLSFSDIDFDIIREIGNIVLNCIVGGVSNYLHINLDYSLPEVKIFNKKDFARDIKSNENYSRNMILLYITFIIDETEIDGAIMINLTLTSQQELMSKIEKIEVELNE, from the coding sequence ATGATGGGTGAGGATAGAGCATTAAAATTTGATATTTTAAACGAGCTGTTTAATATCAGCGTGGGGCAAGCCGCCAGCCTGCTGTCGGAAATGATTAATCGAACCTTAGTGTTGAATGTTCCCAGTGTTCAAATCATTGATATGCAGGGCAATCATGCTGATATGAATGCTTTTTTATCAATGGATGTTGATGGCACTTTAATGGTATCTTCAATCTGCTTTGAGAATAAACTAACAGGCAAAGCCAATCTTATCTTTCCCGCCGAGAAAATGAGACGATTCATCAACCTTTGCATCAATGAGGGTATAGCTGATGAAATTAATGATTTGAGCTTTTCAGACATTGATTTTGATATTATCAGAGAAATTGGTAATATCGTCTTGAATTGTATTGTGGGAGGTGTAAGCAACTATCTGCACATCAATTTGGATTACTCATTGCCCGAAGTAAAAATCTTTAATAAGAAGGATTTTGCCCGGGATATTAAAAGCAATGAGAACTATTCAAGGAATATGATTTTACTGTATATTACCTTTATTATTGATGAAACGGAGATCGATGGTGCCATTATGATTAATTTGACCTTGACTTCTCAGCAGGAACTTATGAGTAAAATTGAAAAGATAGAAGTTGAATTAAATGAATAA
- a CDS encoding sensor domain-containing diguanylate cyclase, whose amino-acid sequence MNKWMSVFNSLDIGILILDEEFKIVYANQYLLGFIPFSREEVHEQPLYKVLPRFHNAYIEKVLLNCLENGSKMFLSAALHKTMLHGDHSFNIKISRFEEGSSQLLLLEFIDVTSQFIQIARLRNYVIELSKVNKELKEKKEFIENMAYYDCLTGIHNRTFFYKLAEKYLESAKRSGGILGIMFIDVDKFKAINDTYGHEAGDQALIQVANILTQVIRKNDTVARYGGDEFLILLPHLLAGHNYEIIASRIRNHPERFITLAGKEVEISLSIGVGFYPMDGDSVDQLIARADQAMYAAKAKIKAMC is encoded by the coding sequence ATGAATAAGTGGATGAGTGTATTTAATAGTCTGGATATCGGGATTTTAATTCTCGACGAAGAATTTAAAATCGTTTATGCCAATCAATACCTCTTGGGCTTTATACCCTTTAGCCGGGAAGAGGTTCATGAACAACCTCTTTATAAGGTCTTACCCAGATTTCATAATGCCTATATCGAAAAGGTCTTACTGAATTGCTTAGAAAATGGCAGCAAAATGTTTCTGTCAGCTGCCCTGCATAAGACTATGCTTCATGGGGACCATAGCTTTAATATAAAGATAAGCCGTTTTGAGGAGGGGAGTTCCCAGCTGCTGCTCCTGGAATTCATCGATGTAACCAGTCAATTTATCCAGATTGCCCGCTTAAGAAATTATGTGATTGAGTTAAGCAAAGTCAATAAAGAGCTTAAAGAAAAAAAAGAATTTATTGAGAATATGGCTTATTATGATTGTTTAACGGGAATTCACAACCGGACATTTTTTTATAAATTAGCTGAGAAATATTTGGAAAGCGCCAAAAGAAGCGGCGGCATCTTAGGGATTATGTTTATCGATGTGGATAAGTTCAAGGCCATCAATGATACCTATGGCCATGAAGCCGGTGATCAAGCCTTGATTCAAGTGGCCAATATCTTAACTCAAGTGATTAGAAAGAATGATACTGTTGCCCGCTACGGTGGCGATGAATTTCTCATCCTCCTGCCGCATCTCCTGGCTGGTCATAATTACGAGATCATTGCTTCCCGAATCCGCAACCATCCGGAGCGATTCATTACTTTGGCCGGTAAAGAAGTAGAAATCAGCCTGAGTATAGGCGTTGGTTTTTATCCTATGGATGGCGATAGTGTGGATCAGCTCATTGCCAGAGCTGATCAAGCTATGTATGCTGCTAAAGCCAAGATTAAAGCCATGTGTTGA
- a CDS encoding DUF421 domain-containing protein, producing MLITAIRTLILYFFVIAALRLMGKREIGQLQPFELVVILMISDLAAIPSEDVGIPLISGIIPMMVLVLMSISLSYLELKSEKARDILNGTPSILIERGRIVEHELVRNRLPLTDLVEELRMRSIPNIADVEFAILETNGQISVLPKSSKRPVTPEDLKLQPAYEGLPIVFIMDGILQERAFDLSGKDRAWLDRQIKKHKLKGIEEVLFACLDSSDHLYLQGKERYTKKKQQA from the coding sequence ATGCTGATAACCGCCATCAGAACCTTGATACTTTATTTTTTCGTCATTGCGGCGTTGCGTCTTATGGGCAAACGTGAAATAGGCCAACTGCAACCCTTTGAGCTGGTTGTCATTCTTATGATCTCCGATTTAGCGGCTATTCCCAGCGAAGATGTGGGCATTCCTCTTATTTCAGGAATTATTCCTATGATGGTTTTGGTTTTAATGAGTATCTCACTATCTTATCTGGAGTTAAAAAGCGAGAAGGCCCGGGATATTCTCAATGGCACTCCTTCGATCCTGATCGAAAGAGGAAGGATTGTTGAGCATGAATTAGTTCGCAACCGCCTGCCCTTAACCGATTTAGTGGAAGAATTAAGAATGAGAAGTATCCCCAATATTGCCGATGTAGAATTTGCCATACTGGAAACCAACGGACAGATCAGTGTATTGCCTAAATCTTCCAAACGCCCTGTTACACCGGAGGATCTGAAGCTGCAACCGGCTTACGAGGGCTTGCCGATTGTGTTTATTATGGATGGAATTCTGCAGGAAAGGGCCTTTGATCTATCTGGTAAAGACCGGGCATGGCTGGATAGGCAGATCAAAAAACATAAGCTGAAAGGCATAGAAGAGGTGCTCTTTGCCTGCCTGGACTCCTCGGATCATTTATATCTGCAGGGTAAAGAACGATATACTAAAAAAAAGCAACAGGCTTAG
- a CDS encoding zinc metalloprotease HtpX, whose amino-acid sequence MNGFGNQLKTVFLMSLLTVLVILAGNAIGGSGGMQIAFIFAMVMNFGSYWFSDKMALAMTKAQPISREQSPELYAMVEKLADNANLPMPRLYMTPSPQPNAFATGRNPNHAAIAVTRGLMQMLNREELEGVLAHEMAHIKNRDILISTLAAVMAGVITTLAHWAQWALMFGGVGGNDDEGASGLAALPLIILGPIAAMLVQMGISRSREYLADATGAEIAGNSSGLANALQKLERSSAAIPMNVNPSASHMFIVNPLNARRVANLFSTHPPIEERVKRLYTMERR is encoded by the coding sequence ATGAATGGATTCGGAAATCAGCTCAAGACTGTTTTTCTGATGAGTTTATTAACTGTGCTTGTGATTCTGGCCGGGAATGCTATAGGAGGCTCCGGCGGTATGCAAATCGCCTTTATCTTTGCCATGGTGATGAACTTTGGCAGCTATTGGTTCAGTGATAAGATGGCTCTGGCGATGACGAAAGCCCAGCCCATCAGCCGTGAACAAAGCCCCGAGCTCTATGCCATGGTGGAGAAGCTGGCAGACAACGCCAATCTGCCCATGCCCAGGCTTTATATGACCCCGTCACCTCAGCCCAATGCTTTTGCAACCGGCCGCAATCCTAATCACGCGGCTATTGCTGTAACCCGGGGATTGATGCAAATGCTTAATCGTGAAGAGCTGGAAGGGGTATTAGCCCACGAGATGGCTCACATTAAGAATCGGGATATTCTTATCAGTACCTTGGCGGCAGTCATGGCCGGTGTTATTACAACCCTGGCCCATTGGGCTCAGTGGGCCTTAATGTTCGGAGGGGTAGGGGGAAATGATGATGAGGGAGCTTCCGGACTGGCTGCTCTGCCCTTGATTATCCTGGGACCTATTGCGGCGATGCTGGTTCAGATGGGAATTTCCCGTTCCCGGGAATATCTGGCCGATGCCACGGGAGCGGAGATTGCAGGGAACTCCTCTGGTCTGGCCAATGCTCTCCAGAAATTAGAGAGAAGTTCGGCAGCCATACCGATGAATGTTAACCCCTCTGCAAGCCATATGTTTATCGTCAATCCATTGAACGCCCGCAGGGTAGCAAATCTGTTCAGCACCCACCCACCCATTGAAGAAAGGGTAAAACGACTTTATACTATGGAACGCCGCTAA
- a CDS encoding hemolysin family protein has product MFLVALNAFFVAAEFSLVKVRKTRLAELSESGSRKATLALAVTSQLDAYLSACQLGITLASLGLGWLGEPAIATLLAPLFKNLVAWDGVLTHTVSVVIAFLLITFLHIVLGELVPKSIAIQRAESAALWTAGPLKMFYKLFYPVIRFLNGLANLILKLGGISPANESDLAHTEEELRMLVDASQRHGILDKMEGKLLDNVFEFSDRVVSEVMVPRQDMMCLYIQDSMEEVLETVKTSGHTRYPLCDDDKDNVIGLVHMRDLLSLSESPVKNIGELKRDILIVPEGMPISHLVQKMRVQRTHLAVVVDEFGGTAGMVTIEDLIEELVGEIYDEFESAEQAEIIKSAESEYLINGRVLLDDLSELLAVEFEDETVSTIGGFVFNRLGRKPVKGDRIDFMDYTFTVMEVVGFRITRVKASRRPAPDGADMSSDTREDSGK; this is encoded by the coding sequence TTGTTCCTAGTCGCTCTCAATGCATTTTTTGTGGCCGCTGAATTTTCCTTGGTAAAAGTGAGGAAGACCCGTCTCGCCGAGCTTTCAGAGTCAGGATCCCGAAAAGCGACCCTTGCCCTTGCGGTGACCTCGCAACTGGACGCCTATCTCTCCGCTTGCCAACTGGGAATTACTTTAGCCTCCCTGGGGTTGGGTTGGTTGGGAGAGCCGGCCATTGCTACCCTGCTGGCCCCGCTTTTTAAGAACCTGGTGGCGTGGGATGGAGTCTTAACTCATACAGTATCCGTGGTCATTGCCTTTCTGTTGATTACGTTCCTGCATATTGTCCTTGGGGAGTTGGTTCCTAAATCCATTGCCATTCAAAGAGCAGAAAGCGCAGCTCTGTGGACTGCCGGTCCTTTAAAGATGTTTTACAAGCTTTTTTATCCGGTGATCCGTTTCCTTAATGGGCTTGCCAACCTGATTCTGAAGCTCGGGGGTATATCCCCGGCCAATGAATCCGATCTTGCTCATACTGAGGAAGAGTTGCGGATGCTTGTGGATGCCAGCCAACGTCATGGTATTTTGGATAAGATGGAAGGAAAACTTCTGGATAATGTCTTTGAGTTCTCGGATCGAGTGGTCAGCGAGGTGATGGTTCCTCGTCAGGATATGATGTGCCTCTATATACAGGATTCAATGGAAGAAGTTCTGGAAACCGTTAAAACATCCGGACACACCCGTTATCCCCTCTGTGACGATGATAAGGATAATGTGATCGGTCTGGTTCATATGCGGGATCTTTTGTCCCTCTCTGAATCACCGGTAAAAAATATTGGGGAATTGAAGCGGGATATACTCATCGTTCCGGAAGGGATGCCCATCTCTCATCTGGTGCAGAAAATGCGTGTCCAGAGAACTCATCTGGCCGTTGTAGTGGATGAGTTTGGCGGGACAGCCGGTATGGTAACCATCGAAGATCTCATTGAGGAACTGGTCGGGGAAATCTATGATGAATTTGAAAGTGCCGAGCAAGCGGAAATTATCAAGAGTGCGGAGAGCGAATATCTGATCAATGGCCGGGTGCTCCTTGATGACTTAAGTGAGTTATTGGCTGTTGAATTCGAGGATGAGACCGTTTCCACCATCGGGGGCTTTGTCTTCAACCGCCTTGGCCGTAAACCGGTCAAAGGGGATCGGATTGATTTCATGGACTATACCTTTACGGTCATGGAAGTGGTTGGCTTTCGAATCACCCGGGTTAAAGCCAGTCGGAGACCGGCACCGGATGGTGCCGACATGTCTTCGGACACCCGGGAAGACAGTGGCAAGTAA
- a CDS encoding hydrogenase small subunit, with protein MESGYQRLARRGVSRRDFLKLCTFTCAALGIDLSLAPQIAEAAEANLSKKPVIWMQGQGCTGCSESLLSSVDPGPEEIILDLLSVRYHPTLMAASGEQAVQSLEDCIAQGHYILVLEGSIPTADARYCFVEGKPFIEQFKLAAEKAEAVIAVGSCACYGGIPRAGFTGAVGAQEVLGGVKVVNLPSCPVKPDRLVGLLIYYLSQNALPKLDGLNRPEAYYRYTLHDSCYRRWHYEKGEYLEDWNNPDTLDWCLYHKGCKGQDTYTNCANAWWNGGANFCGYAGSPCAGCSQPEYYDGFAPLFVNPKEVK; from the coding sequence ATGGAAAGCGGATATCAGCGTCTCGCCAGAAGAGGGGTATCCAGAAGGGACTTTTTGAAACTGTGCACATTCACATGCGCGGCACTGGGGATTGATTTGAGTTTAGCGCCTCAAATAGCGGAGGCGGCTGAAGCAAATTTGTCCAAAAAACCGGTGATCTGGATGCAAGGGCAAGGATGCACCGGATGCAGCGAATCCCTGTTATCTTCGGTTGACCCGGGACCGGAGGAGATTATTCTTGATCTTCTGTCGGTACGCTACCATCCCACCCTGATGGCAGCCTCAGGAGAGCAGGCTGTTCAAAGCCTGGAAGACTGTATAGCCCAAGGTCATTACATACTCGTCCTGGAGGGATCGATTCCCACAGCGGATGCACGGTATTGCTTTGTGGAAGGAAAGCCCTTTATCGAACAATTCAAACTAGCTGCGGAAAAGGCTGAAGCGGTTATCGCTGTGGGCTCCTGTGCTTGTTACGGCGGGATTCCCCGTGCCGGGTTCACCGGGGCAGTAGGTGCCCAGGAGGTGCTCGGAGGAGTTAAGGTGGTAAACCTCCCCAGTTGCCCGGTCAAACCGGATCGGCTGGTGGGTTTGCTCATATACTATCTCAGTCAAAATGCTTTGCCTAAGCTGGACGGACTTAATCGGCCGGAAGCTTATTATCGCTACACCTTACATGACAGCTGTTATCGCCGCTGGCATTACGAAAAAGGAGAGTATCTGGAGGATTGGAATAACCCGGACACCCTGGATTGGTGTCTTTATCACAAGGGGTGCAAAGGGCAGGACACTTACACTAATTGCGCTAATGCCTGGTGGAATGGCGGAGCCAATTTCTGCGGCTATGCCGGCTCACCCTGTGCAGGGTGCAGTCAGCCTGAGTACTATGACGGCTTCGCGCCTTTATTTGTGAACCCCAAGGAGGTGAAATAG
- a CDS encoding UxaA family hydrolase produces MNLWGFRRPDGLFGIRNHLLILPTSVCATTVAANIAAQVPGAVAIANQHGCCQVGADYEQTLRTLIGIGRNPNVGAVLVVGLGCEGIPILHTAEEIAKSGKPVQSLIIQEHGGTLKTTSLGVQIAAQMARTLSMLKREEAPLSELSLGVECGGSDFTSGLASNPAAGTASDLVVKAGGTAMLSETTEFIGAEHVLAKRAKSPEVAAKLLGIVKETELRAQQLHVDLRDGQPTPGNIAGGISSIEEKSLGCIYKAGHSTIQDILAYGEAPQGKGLYVMDTPGQDVESMIGMLAGGIQIIVFTTGRGTPTGSPIAPVIKVTANADTYLNMADNIDLDLSPILSGTETIEDSGRRIFKEIIEVANGKLTKSESLGHQEFGIFRIGPTF; encoded by the coding sequence ATGAACCTATGGGGATTTCGGCGCCCTGACGGACTCTTTGGCATACGCAACCATCTTTTAATCCTTCCCACTTCAGTCTGTGCGACTACCGTTGCCGCTAATATAGCCGCTCAAGTTCCCGGTGCTGTCGCTATTGCCAACCAACACGGTTGCTGCCAGGTGGGCGCCGATTATGAGCAAACCTTGCGAACCTTAATCGGCATCGGGAGAAACCCTAATGTGGGGGCAGTTCTTGTGGTAGGTTTGGGGTGTGAAGGCATACCGATTCTGCACACTGCAGAAGAAATCGCCAAATCCGGGAAACCGGTGCAGTCTCTGATCATTCAGGAGCATGGCGGCACTCTAAAAACCACCTCCCTGGGAGTCCAAATCGCTGCTCAAATGGCCCGCACCCTTTCTATGCTCAAAAGGGAAGAAGCTCCCCTCAGTGAGTTATCTCTGGGGGTTGAGTGCGGCGGTTCTGATTTCACTTCCGGTTTAGCCTCCAATCCTGCCGCCGGCACAGCTTCGGATCTGGTGGTCAAGGCCGGAGGCACGGCTATGTTATCCGAAACCACGGAATTCATCGGTGCGGAACATGTGCTGGCCAAACGGGCCAAATCACCGGAAGTCGCCGCCAAACTCCTGGGAATCGTCAAAGAAACGGAGCTGCGTGCCCAGCAGCTTCATGTGGATTTGCGGGATGGCCAGCCCACTCCCGGTAATATCGCCGGCGGCATCAGCTCCATCGAAGAAAAATCTCTGGGCTGTATTTATAAAGCCGGTCACTCCACCATTCAGGATATTTTGGCCTATGGCGAAGCTCCTCAGGGCAAAGGCCTTTATGTTATGGATACTCCGGGTCAGGATGTGGAGTCCATGATTGGAATGCTTGCCGGCGGCATACAGATCATCGTCTTCACCACAGGACGGGGTACCCCCACCGGCTCACCTATCGCCCCGGTTATTAAAGTCACGGCCAATGCCGATACGTATCTGAACATGGCCGACAATATCGACCTCGATCTCTCTCCCATCCTATCCGGCACAGAGACCATTGAAGATAGCGGCCGCCGGATTTTCAAGGAAATAATTGAAGTAGCCAACGGTAAATTAACCAAATCAGAAAGCTTAGGTCACCAGGAATTCGGCATCTTCCGCATTGGGCCGACCTTTTAG
- a CDS encoding ParM/StbA family protein gives MFENDILVAGGDPGFGAIKLDAGDTKVLFPAVICKGNERIFSTLGNGNVSRGTDEEMQLGSLDVIVTNHSTGVSRHYFMGSLAESLNPNEAHYCWDEDKSTDEEATALLVAALAVAQKEPKANIYLGTGVPVKYYAALKDKYEAELKGTWSVAFRSGPFKGQTRQLTIIRSRVLPQSYGVFIKETLNEYGIPISPKLFNGYVVVIDPGFRTTDVATFYDGVMLDPPNSFSIEKGLKWAYTGVAEQLKAMTINHANPIETDDKELDKVFRVNEGMYPWNTGAINLNPVMQDMLGQLGTDISREVKKSLKPMLGKIHTVLVAGKVGEMIFEHLQFENKVLIENPQFGNATGFRIMAANLVNNITKKANANP, from the coding sequence GTGTTTGAAAACGATATTCTCGTAGCTGGAGGAGATCCGGGGTTTGGAGCCATTAAGCTGGATGCGGGAGATACTAAAGTATTGTTTCCGGCGGTCATATGCAAAGGAAATGAGCGTATTTTTTCTACCTTGGGTAATGGGAATGTAAGTCGGGGAACCGATGAAGAAATGCAGCTTGGCTCCTTGGATGTCATCGTTACCAATCACTCCACGGGAGTTTCCCGCCATTATTTTATGGGAAGTCTTGCCGAAAGTTTGAATCCCAATGAAGCTCACTATTGTTGGGATGAGGATAAATCAACCGATGAAGAAGCTACGGCGCTGCTCGTGGCAGCCTTGGCTGTTGCCCAAAAAGAGCCTAAGGCTAATATTTATTTGGGAACCGGCGTCCCGGTTAAATACTATGCAGCTTTGAAGGACAAGTATGAAGCTGAACTGAAAGGGACCTGGTCGGTGGCCTTTCGTTCAGGACCCTTTAAAGGCCAGACCCGTCAGCTGACCATCATTCGTTCCCGGGTCCTGCCGCAAAGTTATGGAGTCTTTATTAAAGAGACCTTGAATGAATATGGAATCCCCATCAGCCCTAAGCTTTTTAATGGCTATGTGGTGGTGATCGATCCAGGCTTCAGGACGACGGATGTGGCCACCTTTTATGATGGCGTGATGCTTGATCCGCCCAATTCCTTCAGCATCGAAAAAGGATTGAAATGGGCGTATACCGGTGTGGCTGAGCAATTAAAGGCCATGACGATTAATCATGCCAACCCTATCGAAACTGATGATAAGGAATTGGATAAGGTATTCCGCGTCAATGAAGGGATGTATCCCTGGAATACCGGCGCCATTAACCTCAACCCTGTGATGCAGGATATGCTGGGGCAACTGGGAACCGATATTTCCCGCGAGGTCAAAAAGTCTCTGAAACCCATGCTGGGAAAGATTCATACGGTTCTTGTGGCAGGGAAAGTAGGAGAAATGATCTTTGAACACCTCCAATTTGAAAATAAAGTGCTGATCGAGAATCCCCAGTTCGGCAACGCCACCGGCTTTAGAATTATGGCCGCCAATTTGGTCAATAACATAACCAAGAAGGCCAATGCGAACCCATGA
- a CDS encoding DUF4363 family protein, with protein MLRTYLIAGIIILILVLGGYWQNSYISESTYTLTEKLVNVEEQIRAKSWDNANQEIENFSQDWNGIKKFWCILLDHQEIDEIELSLIRLKQYIRENETVLSLGEVSALRLLVDHIADKGMITLQNIF; from the coding sequence ATGCTGAGAACGTATCTTATCGCAGGCATAATTATCCTTATCCTGGTGCTGGGGGGCTATTGGCAGAACAGCTATATCAGTGAGTCCACTTATACCCTGACCGAAAAATTGGTCAATGTGGAGGAACAGATACGCGCCAAGAGCTGGGACAATGCCAATCAGGAAATCGAGAATTTCAGTCAAGACTGGAATGGGATCAAGAAATTCTGGTGCATATTGCTCGATCATCAGGAGATAGATGAAATCGAACTCAGCTTAATAAGGCTGAAGCAATATATCAGGGAAAATGAAACCGTTTTAAGTTTGGGAGAGGTATCCGCCTTGCGTCTGCTGGTTGATCATATTGCCGATAAAGGAATGATCACACTTCAAAATATTTTTTGA